GGATGGCAAAATCCTGGCAACTGCTAGTGGTGATAAGACGGTGAAACTGTGGGATACCGCCACGCTCAAAGAAATTAAAACCCTGAGTGGGCATACAGACGCGGTTGTTGGCACGAGCTTCAGCCCGGATGGCAAAATGTTGGCAACTGCTAGTTATGACAACACGGTGAAACTGTGGGATACCGCCACGCTCAAAGAAATTAAAACCCTGAGTGGGCATACAGACGCGGTTGTTGGCACGAGCTTCAGCCCGGATGGCAAAATCCTGGCAACGGCAAGTTTTGACAAGACGGTGAGACTGTGGAGATTGGATTATGATAATTTACTTAGGGAAGGGTGCGTGTTCATGGGTGAGTATTTCAAAACTAATCCCGATGATGCTGATGCTGAAATTGGCAATATGTGCGATCACCTACCAAATCGGCAGGAAGCTGGCTTTTCGGCATTTTTTAGCATGGGGCAATGAGTGCGATACTCACAATATAAAAACAAAAATATCCTGTGCGTTAGGCGTTAGCCGTAACCCAATAGCAATATTGGGGGAGGACGGCAGTTTTGCGGGAAGAAAATCTACACCGCAAACCGCCTCGAAAATCCACACCCCAATTTGCCTCCCCTACGCTTAAAATTTCTTGAGGTACATAGCTTTATTTAAGCTTACCTACTTACTAGTTAAATTTATCCTAATTCCAAACCAGTAATAGCAAAAACATTGTGCAAATTAATATTAGGTTGCTCTCCTTTGTACATTCGTACACATTCATATGTATTCTTCATTTGATAATTTTCCAATAAGAGAATAGCGGCTTTATTGATATTAGGAACGTTTACATAAATAGTACTTCCTTCACTATAAGTAGCTAAAGCTAATAATAACTTTTCTGCTATATCTTCATTTTCCGCAAATAAAGGGGCAATTTTAAAGCTATCTATAGCTTTTCTAATCACTCCATAACCTACCAAATCAGCATCGTTGATAATAGCGTAACCTTGCCCATGAGGTTGATTAATCCATGTTGAAAGAAAATCAGGACGATAACTAGGAAAATATCGTCGATCATAATGACAAAGTTGATCAAAATCAATAGTTTTTAAATCTCTTACATCTGACGAGATTTTTCCGGTAATTATCCCTTGATAACCAAGATGAGAATAAACCGGTTTAAAACCAAATTTTTGATACTTATTAACTTGTTGTAATATGGCATCTAAACCTGCTGGTTGATTAGAAATTAACTTCAATGCTTCTTGCCATGTTTTTAAACCAAATCCCTTTTTTCGTTCTTCGGGTTTAACAATATAAAAACCAATAAAATTAAATTCAGCACTATATCGTAAGACAGAAATACAACTAATAGGTTTACCGTTTAATTCTCCAATTAAAAACCCACCAGGATCGGCAATATAAAAATTATCAACATCATCAATACCCGGATTCCACCCCTCAGAAGCTACCCAACTTAAGGCAATTTTTAGATCATCTTTGGTCATGGGACGAACTCGAAAATTATCTTCTGTAATAGTCATTTTTGCTGTTGAAAATTAT
This portion of the Brasilonema sennae CENA114 genome encodes:
- a CDS encoding WD40 repeat domain-containing protein codes for the protein MGIQTWFLGTSFSPDGKILATASGDKTVKLWDTATLKEIKTLSGHTDAVVGTSFSPDGKMLATASYDNTVKLWDTATLKEIKTLSGHTDAVVGTSFSPDGKILATASFDKTVRLWRLDYDNLLREGCVFMGEYFKTNPDDADAEIGNMCDHLPNRQEAGFSAFFSMGQ
- a CDS encoding GNAT family N-acetyltransferase; translated protein: MTITEDNFRVRPMTKDDLKIALSWVASEGWNPGIDDVDNFYIADPGGFLIGELNGKPISCISVLRYSAEFNFIGFYIVKPEERKKGFGLKTWQEALKLISNQPAGLDAILQQVNKYQKFGFKPVYSHLGYQGIITGKISSDVRDLKTIDFDQLCHYDRRYFPSYRPDFLSTWINQPHGQGYAIINDADLVGYGVIRKAIDSFKIAPLFAENEDIAEKLLLALATYSEGSTIYVNVPNINKAAILLLENYQMKNTYECVRMYKGEQPNINLHNVFAITGLELG